A portion of the Streptomyces sp. YPW6 genome contains these proteins:
- a CDS encoding VOC family protein: protein MPATGPDFISFQARDLAASQAFYEQYLGLVRSPAGPPHAVVFETKPIAFALREVIPGTDFASVAQPGIGVAIWLHATDVQAVHDALAADGHTIVSTPIDGPFGRTFTFADPDGYHVTLHDRA from the coding sequence ATGCCCGCCACCGGTCCCGACTTCATCTCGTTCCAGGCGCGCGACCTCGCCGCCTCGCAGGCGTTCTACGAGCAGTACCTCGGCCTCGTCCGCTCACCGGCCGGACCTCCGCACGCCGTCGTCTTCGAGACGAAGCCGATCGCGTTCGCCCTGCGCGAGGTCATTCCCGGGACGGACTTCGCGTCGGTCGCCCAGCCCGGCATCGGTGTCGCGATCTGGCTCCACGCCACGGACGTCCAGGCCGTCCATGACGCGCTCGCCGCCGACGGGCACACCATCGTCTCGACACCGATCGACGGCCCCTTCGGTCGGACGTTCACCTTCGCGGACCCGGACGGCTACCACGTCACGCTGCACGACCGGGCCTGA